One window of the Pradoshia eiseniae genome contains the following:
- a CDS encoding CsbA family protein — protein sequence MMKILAALLAPGLLVVFFSRVTYSYIVGLLLTVALIAASAYRGFTSSWPLIIIDAFSLTVGLWYSKRMIKRIRGAKSA from the coding sequence ATGATGAAAATATTAGCAGCCTTGCTAGCACCCGGCCTGTTGGTTGTATTTTTTTCAAGGGTTACATATAGCTATATTGTGGGATTGCTATTGACCGTAGCCTTGATTGCTGCCTCGGCCTATCGAGGGTTTACATCATCCTGGCCTCTAATTATTATAGATGCATTTTCACTTACCGTAGGTTTGTGGTATTCAAAACGGATGATCAAGCGAATTCGTGGAGCTAAAAGTGCGTGA
- the uvrB gene encoding excinuclease ABC subunit UvrB produces the protein MKKEFELVSKYAPEGDQPEAIKKLVKGINDGVKHQTLLGATGTGKTFTVSNVIKEVKKPTLIIAHNKTLAGQLYSEFKEFFPNNAVEYFVSYYDYYQPEAYVPQTDTFIEKDASINDEIDKLRHSATSALFERDDVIIIASVSCIYGLGSPEEYREMVVSIRSGMELERNQLLRRLVDIQYERNDMNFHRGTFRVRGDVVEVFPASKDEHCIRIEFFGDEIERIREVDALTGEILGEREHVAIFPASHFVTREEKMRIAIENIEKELEEQLAHFREEGKLLEAQRLEQRTRYDLEMMREMGFCSGIENYSRHLTLRPAGSTPYTLLDYFPKDFLMIIDESHVTMPQIRGMFNGDRARKEVLVNHGFRLPSAMDNRPLHFKEFEEHINQIVYVSATPGPYEEEHAPGVIEQIIRPTGLLDPNVDVRPIEGQIDDLLGEINERIAKNERVLVTTLTKKMSEDLTDYLKELGVKVQYLHSEIKTLERIEIIRDLRLGKYDVLIGINLLREGLDIPEVSLVAILDADKEGFLRSERSLIQTIGRAARNENGHVIMYADKMTNSMEIAISETKRRRAIQEAYNIEHGITPKTIQKDIRDVIRATQAAEAGEEERAAKQYENLSKKDRQQVIARMEKEMKDAARALDFERAAELRDLILELKAEG, from the coding sequence GTGAAGAAAGAATTTGAGCTGGTTTCCAAGTATGCACCGGAGGGAGACCAGCCGGAAGCGATTAAGAAGCTGGTTAAAGGAATCAATGACGGGGTCAAGCATCAAACCCTTCTTGGTGCGACAGGAACCGGAAAGACATTCACGGTCTCCAATGTCATCAAAGAGGTTAAGAAGCCGACCTTGATTATTGCTCATAATAAAACACTCGCTGGTCAGCTTTACAGCGAGTTTAAGGAATTTTTCCCTAACAACGCTGTTGAGTATTTTGTCAGCTACTATGATTATTATCAGCCAGAGGCTTATGTTCCGCAGACGGATACATTCATTGAGAAGGATGCCAGCATCAATGATGAGATTGATAAATTGCGGCACTCGGCGACATCAGCTCTTTTTGAGCGTGATGATGTCATTATCATCGCCAGTGTTTCCTGCATTTATGGACTCGGTTCTCCTGAAGAGTACCGGGAGATGGTCGTATCCATTCGAAGCGGCATGGAGCTTGAGCGCAACCAGCTGCTCCGCAGGCTGGTCGATATTCAATATGAACGGAATGATATGAATTTCCACCGCGGAACATTTCGGGTACGCGGTGATGTAGTCGAGGTCTTTCCGGCTTCAAAGGATGAACATTGTATCCGCATTGAGTTTTTCGGTGATGAAATTGAACGAATCCGGGAAGTTGACGCCCTGACCGGGGAGATTCTAGGTGAGCGGGAGCATGTCGCCATCTTTCCGGCTTCCCACTTCGTAACCCGGGAAGAAAAGATGCGCATTGCTATTGAGAATATTGAGAAGGAGCTAGAGGAGCAGCTCGCCCATTTCAGGGAAGAGGGGAAGCTCTTGGAGGCTCAGCGGCTTGAACAGCGAACACGCTATGACCTTGAGATGATGCGCGAGATGGGCTTTTGTTCTGGAATTGAGAACTATTCACGGCATTTAACTCTCCGTCCAGCTGGCTCAACGCCGTATACCTTGCTCGATTATTTCCCGAAGGATTTCTTGATGATCATTGATGAGTCCCATGTGACGATGCCCCAGATTAGGGGAATGTTCAATGGGGACCGAGCCAGGAAGGAAGTGCTCGTGAATCATGGTTTCCGCCTGCCGTCTGCGATGGATAATCGTCCGCTTCATTTTAAGGAGTTTGAAGAGCATATTAACCAGATTGTGTATGTATCGGCCACTCCTGGACCATATGAAGAAGAGCACGCGCCAGGCGTGATTGAGCAGATTATCCGCCCGACAGGTCTCTTGGACCCGAACGTGGATGTGCGTCCGATTGAGGGGCAAATTGATGACTTGCTCGGTGAGATAAATGAGAGAATAGCGAAGAATGAACGGGTGCTTGTGACGACATTGACTAAGAAAATGTCTGAGGACTTGACCGATTATTTGAAAGAGCTTGGCGTGAAGGTTCAATATCTCCATTCAGAGATTAAGACGCTTGAGCGTATTGAGATTATCCGGGATTTACGCCTTGGTAAATATGACGTTCTCATCGGTATCAACCTCCTTAGGGAAGGTCTCGATATACCAGAAGTATCATTGGTGGCGATATTGGATGCCGATAAGGAAGGATTTTTGCGTTCAGAGCGTTCGCTCATCCAAACGATTGGGCGTGCGGCGCGTAATGAGAATGGGCACGTCATCATGTATGCCGATAAGATGACGAATTCCATGGAGATTGCCATTTCTGAGACGAAGAGGAGAAGGGCTATTCAGGAAGCCTATAATATTGAGCATGGCATTACACCGAAGACAATCCAAAAGGATATTCGTGATGTCATCCGGGCAACGCAGGCAGCTGAAGCAGGAGAGGAAGAGCGTGCGGCTAAGCAATATGAGAACTTGTCCAAGAAAGACCGTCAGCAGGTCATTGCCCGTATGGAGAAAGAGATGAAAGATGCTGCCCGTGCTCTTGATTTTGAGCGTGCGGCAGAACTGAGAGACTTGATTTTAGAGCTGAAAGCGGAAGGATGA